The following proteins come from a genomic window of Drosophila sulfurigaster albostrigata strain 15112-1811.04 chromosome X, ASM2355843v2, whole genome shotgun sequence:
- the LOC133848525 gene encoding chondroitin sulfate glucuronyltransferase: protein MRKLSSSLSRNHYFVIGLALGLVLSCCIPQDIRQLVQQEECPQEVAENLLIERFGQDFEPHLNLISKPLSAKKPVKNVLRPRYYSSELGIREKIFIGVMTSQENINSYATAFNRTTAHLVNKMKFFINADSVKTNYELKNIVGFTDTRESRRPFHVIKYIADNYLDDYDYFLLVTDNVYVDARKLNALLYHMSITFDLYMGGTRIRASSTNGGAAAAAAAGGGGGGVAPGAENESNADDDDGGDAAAGDDGGGDSDGGGLSDRNYCALEAGILFSSSVIRKMRNNLDRCVRIGSTNDHSVNIGRCVKYASHVSGCQETFQGMRQYSYALNTKTRQYKDLSLLAKEPAFLNATTVYPVQTPEDFYRLHAYYSKHHLELVQQRGYELEQKSYRIANGSISNKILEIRWPLGVPPPSAPETRHDMLTWQLLNGTHSFLPNANADHAVSPLSRIDALDFAKVLEIALQYATQKHPKLHYHSLHSAYRKFDATRGMDYQLHLNLYEGPTPKRLQLKSFEVVKPLGRVEVVPSPYVTESTRIALLVPSFEHQVPDALDFVAQYERICMHNQSNTFLLLIFLYRLDSPSKGDDDPFKALKKLALELSSKYKTDGSRIAWVSIRLPADLSAPVAADDWLLHASMYGPRQLLSLVVADLALPKLGLESLVLLATPSMSFRTDFLNRVRINTIQGFQVYAPIGFQLYPCNWAHFCKECDNCDISQSSGYFDRHNHDVIAFYSRDYVQARKLMAPLGLPIMHTDLDIEQLLQSPQRPAGVESILDMFVAAQHTVHILRAVEPHLRFGLDVRQHLARGGELPMPLPSRCGREQCIHLASRKQIGDAIIRYEDKSILQK from the exons GTAAAAAATGTGCTGCGACCACGTTACTACTCCTCGGAGCTGGGGATACGGGAGAAGATCTTCATTGGCGTGATGACCTCACAGGAGAACATCAACAGCTATGCGACCGCGTTCAATCGCACCACCGCCCATCTGGTCAACAAAATGAAGTTCTTCATCAATGCGGACAGTGTTAAGACCAACTATGAGCTGAAGAATATCGTTGGCTTCACGGACACACGCGAGAGTCGTCGTCCATTCCATGTGATCAAATATATTGCCGACAACTATTTggatgattatgattattttctgCTCGTTACCGACAATGTGTATGTCGATGCTCGTAAACTGAATGCCCTCCTCTATCACATGAGCATCACCTTTGATCTGTATATGGGAGGCACACGAATTCGGGCATCATCAACAAATggtggagctgctgctgctgctgctgctggtggtggtggtggtggagtGGCGCCTGGAGCAGAGAATGAATCgaatgctgatgatgatgatggaggCGATGCCGCTGCCGGCGACGATGGAGGTGGCGATAGCGACGGCGGTGGTCTCAGTGATCGCAACTATTGCGCCCTCGAGGCGGGAATTCTCTTCAGCAGCAGTGTCATCCGCAAGATGCGCAACAATCTGGATCGGTGTGTGCGCATTGGCAGCACCAACGATCACAGCGTCAACATTGGACGGTGTGTCAAGTATGCCAGTCATGTGTCCGGTTGCCAGGAAACGTTTCAG ggTATGCGACAATACAGCTACGCTTTAAACACCAAGACGCGTCAGTATAAGGATCTCAGCCTGCTGGCCAAGGAGCCGGCATTCCTTAATGCAACCACTGTGTATCCGGTGCAGACGCCCGAGGACTTTTATCGCCTGCACGCTTACTATTCCAAG CACCATCTGGAACTGGTGCAACAGCGTGGCTACGAGCTGGAACAGAAATCGTATCGCATTGCGAATGGCAGCATATCGAACAAGATACTCGAGATACGCTGGCCGCTGGGCGTGCCACCGCCAAGTGCACCGGAGACGCGACACGATATGCTGACGTGGCAACTCTTGAATGGGACACACAGTTTTCTGCCCAATGCGAATGCGGATCATGCTGTCTCCCCCCTCAGTCGCATCGATGCCCTCGACTTTGCCAAAGTGCTGGAGATAGCGCTGCAATATGCCACGCAGAAGCATCCCAAGCTCCACTATCACAGTCTGCACAGTGCGTACCGAAAGTTTGATGCCACACGTGGCATGGACTATCAGTTGCATTTGAATCTGTATGAGGGCCCAACACCCAAGCGATTGCAGCTGAAGAGCTTTGAGGTCGTCAAGCCGCTGGGACGTGTCGAGGTTGTCCCATCGCCCTATGTCACCGAGAGCACAAGGATTGCCCTGTTGGTGCCATCTTTTGAGCATCAGGTGCCCGATGCCCTCGACTTTGTGGCGCAATACGAACGCATTTGCATGCACAACCAGAGCAACACCTTTCTCTTGCTG ATCTTTCTTTATCGCCTCGACTCGCCCAGCAAAGGCGACGATGATCCCTTCAAGGCGCTGAAGAAGCTCGCACTGGAATTGTCCTCCAAATACAAGACAGATGGCTCTCGCATTGCCTGGGTCTCCATCCGCCTGCCCGCCGATCTAAGCGCTCCCGTTGCTGCCGACGATTGGCTGCTCCACGCCTCCATGTATGGCCCAAGGCAGCTGTTGAGCTTGGTTGTTGCCGATCTGGCACTGCCCAAGCTCGGTCTCGAGTCGCTGGTGCTGCTCGCAACGCCGAGCATGAGTTTTCGCACCGATTTCCTCAATCGGGTGCGCATCAACACGATTCAGGGCTTTCAGGTGTATGCCCCGATCGGCTTTCAGCTGTATCCCTGCAATTGGGCGCACTTCTGCAAGGAGTGCGACAACTGCGACATTAGCCAGAGCAGCGGCTACTTTGATCGTCACAATCACGATGTCATCGCCTTCTACAGTCGCGACTATGTGCAGG CACGCAAACTTATGGCGCCGCTGGGTCTGCCCATCATGCACACGGACCTGGACattgagcagctgctgcagtcgcCGCAGCGTCCGGCCGGAGTGGAGAGCATACTGGACATGTTTGTGGCCGCCCAGCACACGGTGCACATACTGCGAGCCGTGGAGCCGCATCTGCGCTTCGGTCTCGATGTGCGACAGCATTTGGCACGAGGCGGCGAGCTGCCGATGCCGCTGCCCAGTCGATGTGGGCGGGAGCAGTGCATCCATTTGGCGTCGCGCAAACAGATTGGCGATGCCATCATACGCTACGAGGACAAAAgtattttgcaaaaataa